In Lycium ferocissimum isolate CSIRO_LF1 chromosome 11, AGI_CSIRO_Lferr_CH_V1, whole genome shotgun sequence, a single genomic region encodes these proteins:
- the LOC132036871 gene encoding LOW QUALITY PROTEIN: elongation factor 2 (The sequence of the model RefSeq protein was modified relative to this genomic sequence to represent the inferred CDS: deleted 1 base in 1 codon) gives MFDELRRIMDFKHNIRNMSVIAHVDHGKSTLTDSLVAAAGIIAQEAAGDVRMTDTRADEAERGITIKSTGISLYYAMSDEALKTYKREREGNEYLINLIDSPGHVDFSSEVTAALRITDGALVVVDCVEGVCVQTETVLRQALGERIRPVLTVNKMDRCFLELQVDGEEVYQTFQRVIENANVIMATYEDTLLGDVQVYPDKGTVAFSAGLHGWAFTLTNFANMYASKFGVDVDKMMERLWGENFFDPATKKWTNKNTGRSPTCKRGFVQFCYEPIKQIINTCMNDQKDKLWPMLQKLGVTMKGEEKDMMGKALMKRVMQTWLPASNALLEMMIFHLPSPSKAQRYRVENLYEGPLDDQYANAIRNCDPSGPLMLYVSKMIPASDKGRFFAFGRVFSGRVSTGLKVRIMGPNYIPGQKKDLYVKNVQRTVIWMGKKQETVEDVPCGNTVAMVGLDQFITKNATLTNEKEVDAHPIRAMKFSVSPVVRVAVQCKVASDLPKLVEGLKRLAKSDPMVVCTIEESGEHIIAGAGELHLEICLKDLQEDFMGGAEIVKSDPVVSFRETVLDKSCRTVMSKSPNKHNRLYMEARPLEDGLAEAIDEGRIGPRDDPKSRSKILSEEFGWDKDLAKKVWCFGPETTGPNMVVDMCKGVQYLNEIKDSVIAGFQWASKEGAMAEENMRAICFEVCDVVLHADAIHRGGDQIIPTARRVIYAAQLTAKPRLLEPVYSVEIQAPEQALGGIYSVLNQRRGHVFEEMQRPGTPLYNIKAYLPVVESFGFSSNLRQATSGQAFPQCVFDHWDMMSSDPLEVGSQAHQLVLDIRKRKGIKEQMTPLSEYEDKL, from the exons ATGT TTGATGAGCTTCGAAGAATTATGGATTTCAAGCATAACATTCGTAATATGTCTGTTATTGCTCATGTTGACcatg ggAAGTCTACTCTTACGGACTCTCTTGTTGCTGCTGCTGGGATCATTGCTCAGGAAGCTGCTGGTGATGTTAGAATGACAGATACTCGTGCTGATGAAGCTGAGCGTGGCATTACTATTAAGTCTACTGGTATCTCTCTATACTATGCGATGTCAGATGAAGCCTTGAAAACCTATAAGAGAGAGAGGGAAGGCAATGAGTATCTCATTAACCTTATAGATTCTCCCGGACATGTTGACTTCTCATCTGAAGTCACAGCTGCTCTTCGTATCACGGATGGTGCCCTTGTGGTTGTTGATTGCGTGGAAGGGGTGTGCGTCCAGACAGAAACTGTACTTCGACAAGcacttggagaaagaattcgTCCTGTTCTAACTGTCAACAAGATGGACAGGTGTTTCCTTGAGCTCCAGGTTGATGGAGAGGAGGTTTATCAGACATTCCAAAGAGTTATTGAGAATGCAAATGTTATAATGGCCACATATGAGGATACTCTCCTTGGAGATGTTCAGGTTTATCCAGATAAAGGTACTGTTGCTTTTTCTGCTGGATTGCATGGATGGGCTTTCACTCTGACTAATTTTGCTAATATGTATGCTTCCAAATTTGGTGTTGACGTGGATAAAATGATGGAAAGGCTTTGGGGAGAGAATTTCTTTGACCCTGCTACCAAGAAATGGACCAACAAGAATACAGGA CGATCACCAACGTGCAAGCGTGGTTTTGTTCAATTCTGTTATGAACCTATTAAGCAAATCATAAACACTTGTATGAATGATCAGAAAGACAAACTATGGCCGATGTTGCAGAAGCTTGGTGTTACCATGAAAGGTGAAGAGAAGGATATGATGGGGAAGGCATTGATGAAGCGTGTGATGCAGACGTGGCTTCCTGCAAGTAATGCTCTTCTGGAAATGATGATCTTTCATTTACCTTCACCTTCTAAGGCACAAAGATACCGTGTTGAGAATTTGTATGAGGGACCACTGGATGATCAGTACGCTAACGCAATTAGGAACTGTGATCCTAGTGGTCCTCTTATGCTCTATGTGTCCAAGATGATTCCAGCATCTGACAAGGGAAGGTTTTTCGCCTTTGGTCGCGTTTTCTCTGGCAGGGTCTCAACTGGTTTGAAGGTCAGAATCATGGGTCCAAATTATATTCCTGGACAGAAAAAGGACCTGTATGTTAAGAATGTTCAAAGAACTGTTATCTGGATGGGCAAGAAGCAAGAGACTGTGGAGGATGTTCCTTGTGGAAACACAGTGGCTATGGTTGGACTGGATCAATTTATTACAAAGAATGCAACTTTAACCAATGAAAAAGAAGTCGATGCACATCCTATCAGGGCAATGAAGTTCTCTGTCTCACCGGTTGTGCGTGTTGCTGTACAATGCAAAGTTGCATCTGACCTTCCTAAACTTGTTGAGGGTCTCAAACGTCTTGCAAAGTCCGATCCTATGGTAGTCTGTACGATTGAGGAGTCCGGGGAGCATATTATAGCTGGAGCGGGTGAGCTTCATCTTGAGATCTGTTTGAAGGACTTGCAGGAGGACTTCATGGGTGGTGCAGAGATTGTGAAATCTGATCCAGTTGTGTCATTCCGTGAGACAGTCCTTGACAAGTCCTGTCGCACAGTGATGAGCAAGTCCCCGAACAAGCATAACCGTCTCTACATGGAAGCCAGGCCCTTAGAAGACGGACTTGCTGAGGCAATTGATGAGGGACGGATTGGGCCAAGAGATGACCCAAAGAGTCGTTCCAAAATCCTCTCTGAAGAATTTGGTTGGGACAAAGATCTTGCCAAGAAAGTTTGGTGCTTTGGCCCCGAAACCACTGGCCCAAATATGGTGGTCGATATGTGCAAGGGAGTCCAATATCTGAATGAAATCAAGGATTCTGTTATTGCTGGTTTCCAATGGGCTTCAAAGGAAGGTGCAATGGCTGAAGAAAACATGAGAGCTATATGCTTTGAAGTTTGCGATGTTGTTCTCCATGCTGATGCTATTCACAGAGGTGGTGACCAGATTATTCCTACTGCTAGAAGAGTTATTTATGCTGCCCAACTTACAGCCAAGCCACGTCTTCTTGAGCCTGTATACTCGGTGGAAATTCAGGCTCCAGAGCAAGCACTTGGTGGTATTTATAGTGTTCTTAACCAGAGACGTGGACATGTATTCGAGGAAATGCAGAGGCCTGGCACCCCTCTTTACAACATTAAGGCATACCTTCCAGTTGTCGAATCATTCGGGTTCTCAAGCAATTTAAGACAAGCAACTTCTGGCCAAGCTTTCCCACAATGTGTGTTCGATCATTGGGACATGATGTCATCTGATCCACTGGAAGTTGGGTCACAGGCTCACCAGCTCGTACTGGATATTCGTAAGAGAAAAGGTATAAAGGAGCAGATGACACCACTTTCCGAATACGAAGACAAGTTATAA
- the LOC132037978 gene encoding porphobilinogen deaminase, chloroplastic-like: MEKFVTLNSSNLSSQSILPIGFSSPCLKSSVFGQRRRVNVTRASIAVEQQSQTKVAVIRVGTRGSPLALAQAYETREKLIASYPDLAEEGAIQIVIIKTTGDKILSQPLADIGGKGLFTKEIDEALINGDIDIAVHSMKDVPTYLPEKTILPCNLTREDVRDAFISLTAASLANLPSGSTIGTASLRRKSQILHRYPSLNVLENFRGNVQTRLKKLNEGVVQATLLALAGLKRLNMTENVSSILPIEDMLPAVAQGAIGIACRTDDETMANYIASLNHEETRLAVACERAFLTTLDGSCRTPIAGYACRGEDGDCIFKGLVASPDGARVIETSRKGPYTFEDMIRMGEDAGKELLAEAGPGFFGN, encoded by the exons atggagaaatttgTTACTCTAAACTCTTCAAATTTAAGCTCTCAATCTATTTTACCAATTGGGTTTTCTTCACCATGTTTGAAATCTTCAGTTTTTGGTCAACGGAGAAGGGTCAATGTTACAAGGGCTTCAATTGCTGTAGAGCAGCAAAGTCAAACTAAGGTTGCTGTCATTAGAGTTGGTACAAGAGGAAG CCCTTTAGCTCTTGCCCAAGCTTATGAGACTCGAGAAAAGCTAATAGCCTCATATCCTGACCTGGCTGAAGAGGGAGCCATTCAAATAGTGATAATAAAAACCACAGGTGATAAGATATTAAGTCAGCCTCTTGCAGACATTGGCGGAAAAGGGTTGTTCACTAAAGAAATAGATGAAGCCCTTATCAATGGCGATATTGATATTGCTGTCCACTCAATGAAAGATGTGCCTACATATTTGCCAGAGAAGACAATTTTACCATGCAACCTTACACGCGAAGATGTGAGGGATGCTTTCATTTCTTTAACTGCAGCTTCCCTCGCCAATCTTCCATCAGGAAGCACAATTGGCACTGCTTCACTGAGGAGAAAGTCCCAGATTCTCCACCGCTATCCCTCACTCAAT GTGCTGGAGAATTTCAGAGGGAATGTTCAGACAAGGTTAAAGAAACTGAATGAGGGAGTAGTTCAAGCTACATTATTGGCGCTGGCAGGGCTTAAGCGTCTGAATATGACAGAAAATGTATCTTCCATCCTTCCTATAGAGGATATGCTACCAGCTGTTGCTCAAGGAGCCATTGGTATTGCCTGCAGAACTGATGACGAGACAATG GCCAACTACATAGCATCACTGAATCATGAGGAAACAAGATTAGCAGTCGCTTGCGAGAGAGCATTTTTGACGACCTTGGATGGGTCTTGTCGCACCCCAATTGCTGGATATGCCTGTCGAGGGGAAGATGGAGATTGTATTTTCAAAGGATTGGTTGCCTCTCCAGATGGAGCTCGAG TTATTGAAACCTCTAGAAAAGGCCCATATACATTTGAAGACATGATACGGATGGGTGAAGATGCTGGCAAGGAACTACTCGCAGAAGCAGGTCCAGGATTTTTTGGCAACTGA
- the LOC132037979 gene encoding protein Iojap, chloroplastic — protein sequence MEVHCCLPHHPLSYSPFTGILVFGGRTEAKLAANPRKLHSLTLSSCNYAPFSYKDYKFARNSSMEFSMMAIGSNVSEEDTDDMFDDLLRKHGEVVYKRNDQKTASEEVDDDAESLAFAVAVAKVASDVKAGDIKVLFVKPLVYWTRFFIIATAFSRPQIDAIGTRIRDMAEEKYGRVASGDSKPNSWTLLDFGDVVVHIFLREQREYYNLEEFYGNAASIELPFENQQQSRGPTGY from the exons ATGGAAGTACACTGCTGCCTCCCTCATCACCCTCTTTCATACAGTCCTTTCACTGGAATTTTGGTCTTTGGTGGTCGTACAGAAGCAAAGCTTGCTGCTAACCCAAGAAAGCTTCATTCTTTAACTTTGAGTTCTTGCAATTATGCCCCATTTAGTTATAAAGATTACAAATTTGCCAGAAACAGCTCTATGGAATTTTCTATGATGGCTATTGGTTCG AATGTAAGTGAAGAAGATACAGATGACATGTTTGATGATCTCCTAAGGAAACATGGGGAGGTGGTCTACAAAAGAAATGACCAAAAAACTGCAAGTGAGGAGGTTGATGATGATGCTGAAAGTCTAGCCT TTGCAGTTGCTGTGGCTAAAGTTGCAAGTGATGTCAAGGCTGGAGATATAAAGGTTCTCTTTGTGAAGCCTCTAGTATATTGGACTCGGTTTTTCATTATTGCTACTGCATTCTCTCGCCCACAGATTGATGCCATTGG GACCAGAATAAGAGATATGGCTGAGGAAAAATATGGAAGAGTTGCTTCTGGAGATTCAAAACCCAACTCATGGACGCTACTGGACTTCG GTGATGTTGTTGTTCATATATTTCTTCGTGAGCAACGTGAGTACTACAATCTGGAAGAATTCTATGGCAATGCAGCGTCCATTGAACTACCATTTGAGAACCAACAACAATCGCGAGGACCTACAGGTTATTGA